In a genomic window of Helianthus annuus cultivar XRQ/B chromosome 10, HanXRQr2.0-SUNRISE, whole genome shotgun sequence:
- the LOC110884943 gene encoding GDP-mannose transporter GONST1, whose protein sequence is MKNVGENEADVESGRFDKDRERSSKTSRIKVNNQALLSGLAYCLSSCSMILVNKYVLSSYDFNAGISLMLYQNFVSVLIVSSLSILGVISTEPLTWRLIKVWLPVNVIFVGMLVTSMFSLRYINVAMVTVLKNFTNVITAVGEMYLFNKHHDNRVWASLFLMIISAISGGITDLSFNAVGYTWQIINCFLTASYSLTLRRVMDTAKQVTKSGNLNEFSMVLLNNTLSLPLGLLLIYVFNEVDYLYSTPLLRMPTFWVVMTFSGFLGLAISFTSMWFLHQTGATTYSLVGSLNKIPLSVAGIVLFHVPTSLENSASILFGLIAGVFFARAKIKERTQS, encoded by the exons ATGAAAAACGTTGGTGAGAATGAGGCTGATGTGGAGAGTGGAAGGTTTGATAAAGATAGAGAAAGGAGTTCAAAGACTAGTAGGATAAAAGTCAACAATCAGGCACTGTTATCGGGCCTTGCTTATTGTCTGTCATCATGTAGCATGATATTGGTTAACAAATATGTCCTCTCTAGCTATGATTTTAATGCCGGGATCTCTTTGATGCTCTACCAG AACTTTGTGTCAGTATTGATAGTGTCGAGTTTGAGCATACTCGGTGTAATATCAACAGAACCACTTACGTGGAGATTGATTAAAGTTTGGTTGCCTGTGAACGTTATATTTGTTGGGATGTTAGTTACAAGCATGTTTAG TTTGAGGTACATTAATGTTGCCATGGTCACAGTGTTGAAGAATTTTACCAACGTGATAACCGCAGTTGGTGAAATGTATCTATTCAACAAGCACCATGATAACAGAGTATGGGCGTCACTTTTCTTGATG ATCATATCAGCAATCTCTGGAGGGATAACGGATCTTTCATTTAACGCTGTTGGTTACACATGGCAGATTATAAATTGCTTTCTAACAGCATCGTATTCT TTAACACTTCGTCGGGTGATGGATACAGCGAAACAAGTGACAAAATCTGGTAACCTGAATGAGTTTTCAATGGTTTTACTTAACAACACATTGTCCTTGCCTTTAGGACTTCTGTTGATCTATGTATTCAATGAGGTGGATTATCTTTATAGCAC ACCGCTTTTGAGGATGCCCACATTCTGGGTTGTGATGACGTTTAGCGGATTTCTTGGGTTAGCAATTAGTTTCACTTCTATGTGGTTTCTTCATCAAACAGGGGCAACTACTTACAG CTTGGTGGGATCACTGAACAAGATTCCCCTCTCGGTTGCTGGAATTGTTTTATTTCACGTCCCCACTAGTTTGGAGAACTCCGCCAGCATCTTATTTG GGTTGATCGCAGGCGTGTTCTTTGCCCGAGCCAAGATCAAGGAGAGAACCCaatcttga